CGAAGCGGTAGAACACCAGCGTGAGCAGCAGGTTCGTGGTGGTGGCGGTGTACCAGACGCCCTGCCAGAAGTTGAGCCTGCCCTTGAGCGCGGCCGGGGTGTATTCGGCGAGCAGTGCCATGGCCACCGCGAAGTCGATGCCGTACGCGATGCCGACCAGGGCCCGCCCGGCGAAGACGGTCTGGAAGTCAGAGCCGGCCGCGGTCAGCAGCGCGCCGAGCGCGAACACGACCTTGGTCATGAGCAGCGGCTTGACCCGGCCGATCCGCGCGGCCAGCCAGCCGCCGAAGGGATTGGAGACGATGGCGATGGCCGGCGCCATCGCGGTGAGCAAGCCGACCTGGGTGGGCGAGAGGCTCAGCTGCTTGACCATGGGAGACAGGCCGGCGCCCAGCGCCGCGTTGGAGTAGGCGTCGAGGAACAGACCCGCCAGGGCGAGGAACCAGATCCAGCTGGCCCTGCCGGACAGGCTCGTGAGGGTGTCGATGAGGCCGGCCGCGTCTCCGGCGTTGCGGATGCGGGTCGTACGGATGGCCACGGGGGCGTCGCTCATGCCCAGCCGCCTTTCGGGGGGTTTCAGGTCCCTTGCCAGCGGTCCGGGAATGACAAAAGCACAGACGAAGACCACTGACAGGGATGTCTTCGTCTGTGCCTGTCGATTGACGGGACGTTATGCCTCGGTCGTCCGGAATGTCAAGCAAGAGCCGTTCGTCACCGCGTTGGGGTCAAGGTCACCTTGGCGTGAGGCGCCTCAGCACCGGCGGCATCATCCCCTCGGTAAGATGGTCGAGGCGCCCGATCGGCGATCTTCCCCGGGCGAGGGACACGCAGCACAAGTGCGTGATCCTCCGGCTGTCCTTCAGCTCCTACCGCCCTGACGACATCACCGAAGGCATGCGCCGCCTCGGCAAGGCCCTGGCCGAGGCAACGGCCTGATCCGGCGTCATGAGCGGAGGCCTGCGGTGACCGTCGTCGCGATCGCTTCGAGCACCGCGTCGTCCACCGAGATGCGGTAGCCGGACACGGCGAAGAAGATCGGGCCGCTCACCAGCAGGTGGACCACTGCCGGGTCGGCGGGGCGGGCGAGCTCTCCCCTCGCCGTGGCGCGGTCCAGGACCGTCGCGTAGAGCTGTCGTTCGGCGGCCAAGGGGCCCTGCTGGAACTTCTCGGTCAGCTCCGAACTGCGGGACAGCTCTGCGATGACGGCCGGTCCGATCTGGCGGGCGGCAGGGGTGTTCATCCGGGCATGGACGCGGTGGGCGATCGCCAGCAGATCACCGTGCAGTGATCCGGTATCCGCGGGGGGCGGAAGGTCGTCGTCGTGCAGGGTGGCCGCGAAGACCATCTCCACCTTCGAGGCGTACCGCCGGTAGATGGCCGCCTTGCCCACCCCGGCCCGGGCCGCGACGGCGTCGACGGTGAGCCGCTCGTAGCCCGTTTCGGCCAGCAGCTGCCGTACTGCTGCCAAGACGATGTGATCTATCCGACTGTCGCGAGGCCGCCCTTGCCGGTTCACTGGCATGCGAGCAGTATATGGAACCGTAGTTTCGAAACTACAGTTCCATATCTCAGGGAGGCACCCATGTCCGCACGAGCCGGCAGTCCGGCCCCAGTTCCACGACGTCGCGCCGCACGCGAGTCCGGTCTCAATCGCTGGGTCCCCTGGCTGGCGATCGGCGCGGCCGCGCTGCACTTCGTCGTCGCCTTCACGCTCGCCGACTGGAGCGGCATCGCCGGCGACGGCTTCGTCAACGCGGTCGGCGACGAGGCCGTCCCGGACAACGCCGAGCGCATGGCGACGCTCTGGTTCTTCATGGCGGGGATCGGTTTCCTGGCTTTCGGCACGTTCGCCCGCTGGGCCGTCGAGGCGACCGGTCGCATGCCCGGTCAGATCGGCGGCTACCTGCTGCTGGCAGGGGTGCCGATGGCCATCATGCAGCCGGTGTCCGGAGGGGTGCTCTTGACCGTCATCGGCATCCTCGCCCTGATCGCCGCCAGGCACAGCCCGTCCCCCCGTGAGCAGTGAAGCAGGCACTCCAGAACACCACCGGACACCTTGGGGAACTCCCCGACATACCGGGAGTGACGGCCTGCCCCTCGAGCTGATCAGCCGTCGGGCTCACCCACCGTACCGGGCAGGTCCCTCCCCAGGCGGGCGAGGGGGGACAGGGCCATGAACAGCGGAGACAGCGCCAGCGTGACGGCGGTCAGCAACAGACTCGTGCGCAGGCCCAGCGCGCCGGCCAGACAGCCACCGAGGAGGGAGCCGAGCGGGGTCAGGCCCATGCCGACGAAGTTGATCGTCGCGACGACTCGGCCCTGGATCGAGATGGGGGTGACGGCCTGGCGTACCGTCACGACAATGACGTCGA
This window of the Nonomuraea africana genome carries:
- a CDS encoding TetR/AcrR family transcriptional regulator, producing MAAVRQLLAETGYERLTVDAVAARAGVGKAAIYRRYASKVEMVFAATLHDDDLPPPADTGSLHGDLLAIAHRVHARMNTPAARQIGPAVIAELSRSSELTEKFQQGPLAAERQLYATVLDRATARGELARPADPAVVHLLVSGPIFFAVSGYRISVDDAVLEAIATTVTAGLRS
- a CDS encoding DUF6463 family protein, translated to MSARAGSPAPVPRRRAARESGLNRWVPWLAIGAAALHFVVAFTLADWSGIAGDGFVNAVGDEAVPDNAERMATLWFFMAGIGFLAFGTFARWAVEATGRMPGQIGGYLLLAGVPMAIMQPVSGGVLLTVIGILALIAARHSPSPREQ